The Cryptomeria japonica chromosome 2, Sugi_1.0, whole genome shotgun sequence region CAAGCTGGATAGATCTTAGGCATTAGAACAAGCTGTATTAGAATGTTCTATATAAGATATTTCAAATGTCTGCATTCAgtataaaatatttgtgttatgtatttGAAATTACATTTTAATGATGGATAACAGAATGTGATTCAAAAcattaatgaataaaaaaatttaaattattatttacaaattgtagaaattttcttattttttgatatTGTAAAAGATTTGAACTCATCACCATTCAGGTGTCTACAACATAGACTTTGCCATTAAACCAAATACTTTTATCCTTAATTGATGTTACAATAAATTAATGAAATTCAATAAAAATCTCTGGACTCTTGACATTGCAGATCGAAACTTTCAGTCCCTTAATTGAACACGGTTTCATATAATGAGACAATGAGTGAAATGTTTTCAAACACCATATTTATTGTAAAAGGGCCCCCAGGAAATGCCGTTGAAATAAAAACTCAGTCATCCCCAAAAATTCTCATGTAGCAAGCTGTGAACATTACAATTGCCATTACCACTCCTAATTCTAAATGCAAATTTCCATAGCCATATTTTTCCTGGTTTTATTAAGGTGGTTTGTTATTCAAGAAATTGTGTTATATTTTATTGTAATTTGAAggagatgacaaatgtgatggagAATGGCCTGTTGTATAAATGATTGGGCAGCATTTAGTACACCAGTAGTAGCCTCATAGAAGCTCCATAAGATAAAACAGCTAAGACATTAGGTGATCTAGCCTGCTAAACATTTAGGCAGCTCTTTACACTATAATATCTGGGAACGTGTCTAGATAATTTAGATCTGACTTGTCTGATATGATTTCCTTataaaattcatttcatttcagAAGCCAGCCACTGGAGGATGCGAAAGGCTGAAGCTGAAGATTTTCTTGGCATCTCAATCAAACAAGTCAGGCTAATTGTATTGCATAATTGTGCCACTAATCATGACACATGCTTGCATTTTACAGCCAGGAATTCTAATTTAATATGCAAGTAGACATTGGAACAAAATTACCATTGCTGTCAGACAATTAATCCCTTGGCAATAGCTTTATTGGTCTCCAAGTGGGTAGTTTCATAAACAGGAAGCTCCTTCTGATACATGTTCATGTCGGCTGCTGCCAAATTCTCCAACTCAAAAAGATCAGAACTTGAGCAActggcatcatcatcataatcatcttcttcCTCTTGGTTATCAAGCTCCCTCGCCACAGCTTCCAAAATGCTGTTTGCTTTGTGATATTTGGCAATTATGCCCTTGGCTGTGGATGTTTGGCTGCCCTTGTCAAGGAGGTGGAGCTTCAATTTTTTATATGCATCTCCAGGATTGGCTGGATTCGGGCGAGGGATGGGGTTCTCAGAGTGCCCACAAGGGCGAGAGCATTCATCCACAACTGTACTTGTTGGGTAGAATGTAACAGATCTTCTCACCCCATTACTGGACTTCCCTCTAGAGCTTTTGCTCAGACATGACCTGTGGACAGAAGAAGATGAAGAGCAAACAGAAGAAGCAGGCTTTCTCTGAGAAGAATAATATGAATTGGATTCGCTcacagaagaagatgaagaaagcttAGCCTTCTTAGTACCTCCGGCCATAAACAGAGAATTCAGAAAGCTTGCGAGCTTACTTCCAGGGGAGATTGGCTGCTTTGGGTGCTTGGAATCCTTGCGAGACTTGGATTTAGACTTGGATTGAGGAACCAGTGTCTCACCCCGAAAGCCCCCCCCATCTTTTGCACATGAAGATAAATCCTCAGACCATTCTCGACCTCGTGCCATACAGGAAGCCCATTTGCGTCCCTTTTCCGAATGCCTTGCCGTTTTGGTACTGTATTTACCCATTGGCCTGTACAGCGACTCTGCATCTGAGGATGAATACGGCCAGTTTGAAGTATTGTCGCTGGTCTCCGAAGAACAGGATGCCGCAGACGAAATGGAC contains the following coding sequences:
- the LOC131069546 gene encoding protein BIG GRAIN 1-like A, whose product is MDKWEWQQRTDHTLHEAKHLKMGHSHHHDYPRSRHPSFSSALLDAICKSTEDEQGGGIDWSPQNNHKRAARLERETLGKQEEDAKLVRRRSAEIGVMDAEKCLAGHEIESLGGSMEDIERVVSGQHNNSSSNSNKQRAFQLLFQSISSAASCSSETSDNTSNWPYSSSDAESLYRPMGKYSTKTARHSEKGRKWASCMARGREWSEDLSSCAKDGGGFRGETLVPQSKSKSKSRKDSKHPKQPISPGSKLASFLNSLFMAGGTKKAKLSSSSSVSESNSYYSSQRKPASSVCSSSSSVHRSCLSKSSRGKSSNGVRRSVTFYPTSTVVDECSRPCGHSENPIPRPNPANPGDAYKKLKLHLLDKGSQTSTAKGIIAKYHKANSILEAVARELDNQEEEDDYDDDASCSSSDLFELENLAAADMNMYQKELPVYETTHLETNKAIAKGLIV